The following coding sequences lie in one Pseudoalteromonas sp. Scap06 genomic window:
- a CDS encoding isopenicillin N synthase family oxygenase, translated as MQLPTVDYKADDAAAQFVESLRNTGFGVLKNHPIPQSLVESIYKNWQDFFNSEQKHEFLFSKETQDGYFPPSVSEVAKGHTVKDIKEYFHVYPKGRVPAQLEADVREYYRLANEFAATLLSWVQAEAPEEVRAKFSIDLKDMIAQSEQTLLRILHYPPMTGDEEPGAIRAAAHGDINLLTVLPASNEPGLQVQKTDGGWLDVPCDFGSLIINIGDMLQEASGGYFPSTIHRVINPSGKATTKSRISLPLFLHPRPDVVLSDRYTADSYLQERLRELGVK; from the coding sequence ATGCAATTACCTACAGTTGATTATAAAGCGGACGATGCGGCTGCGCAATTTGTTGAATCGTTGAGAAATACTGGTTTTGGCGTATTAAAAAACCATCCTATTCCGCAATCTTTAGTTGAGTCTATTTATAAAAATTGGCAAGACTTTTTTAACTCAGAGCAAAAGCATGAGTTTTTATTTTCAAAAGAAACGCAAGATGGTTATTTTCCACCGTCGGTATCAGAAGTAGCTAAAGGCCATACGGTAAAAGACATTAAAGAGTACTTTCATGTTTACCCTAAAGGCCGTGTTCCTGCACAATTAGAAGCAGATGTACGTGAGTACTACCGTTTAGCTAATGAATTTGCGGCAACATTATTAAGCTGGGTTCAGGCTGAAGCGCCTGAAGAAGTGCGTGCTAAGTTCTCTATTGATTTAAAAGATATGATTGCCCAGTCTGAGCAAACGTTGTTACGTATTTTACATTACCCGCCAATGACAGGTGATGAAGAGCCTGGTGCTATTCGTGCTGCTGCGCACGGTGATATTAACTTATTAACCGTATTACCGGCGTCAAATGAGCCAGGCTTACAAGTACAAAAAACCGATGGCGGTTGGTTAGACGTGCCATGTGATTTTGGTAGTTTAATTATTAATATTGGTGACATGCTACAAGAAGCATCGGGTGGCTACTTCCCATCAACGATTCACCGTGTAATTAATCCATCGGGTAAAGCAACAACCAAATCACGTATTTCATTACCATTGTTTTTACACCCTCGTCCAGATGTGGTGTTATCTGATCGCTACACAGCAGATAGCTACTTACAAGAGCGTTTACGTGAGTTAGGTGTAAAATAA
- the nudC gene encoding NAD(+) diphosphatase, with product MLNYSNMPLDRGSNARKDPTWVDAKKTADSLWLLVKGNHTLFANSSPEVVYLAYQQVAHLDLTQAILLGSNKQDNAVFALDVTELEESLLATIVGDAKFADIRQYGTQVALEDGSNAALARGLCYWHATHSFCGRCGTKNHLVEGGHSRLCDNAACMHQTFPRTDPAVIMVVTKTFSDGIERCLLGRQATWPKGLYSSLAGFVDPGETLEQTVIREVKEEAGITVEKAEYIASQPWPFPSSIMLGFIATASSDEISIEQDELEDARWFSRQELAQFKDWQHEGEHLKLPRADSISRYLIEYWRTQIEG from the coding sequence ATGCTTAACTACAGTAATATGCCATTAGACAGAGGCTCAAATGCGCGCAAAGATCCTACTTGGGTAGACGCAAAAAAAACAGCAGACAGTTTATGGCTTTTAGTTAAAGGCAATCACACCTTATTTGCTAACAGTAGCCCTGAGGTGGTGTATTTAGCTTACCAACAAGTGGCGCATTTAGATTTAACGCAGGCTATTCTTTTAGGATCAAATAAACAGGATAATGCCGTATTTGCGCTAGACGTAACTGAACTCGAAGAGTCGTTATTAGCAACGATTGTTGGTGATGCCAAGTTTGCAGATATTCGTCAATATGGTACTCAAGTAGCACTTGAAGATGGCTCAAATGCAGCGCTTGCTCGTGGGTTGTGTTACTGGCATGCCACTCATAGTTTTTGTGGTCGCTGTGGTACCAAAAATCACTTAGTTGAAGGGGGGCATTCACGTTTATGCGACAACGCAGCCTGTATGCACCAAACTTTTCCGCGTACCGATCCAGCCGTTATTATGGTAGTAACTAAAACATTTTCTGATGGGATTGAACGCTGCTTATTGGGTCGCCAAGCAACTTGGCCAAAAGGATTGTATTCCTCGCTTGCCGGGTTTGTCGATCCAGGTGAAACCCTTGAACAAACCGTGATCCGAGAAGTAAAAGAGGAAGCGGGCATTACCGTTGAAAAAGCAGAGTATATTGCTTCTCAACCTTGGCCGTTTCCTTCATCAATTATGCTTGGTTTTATTGCCACAGCAAGCAGTGATGAAATAAGCATAGAGCAAGATGAACTTGAAGATGCACGATGGTTTTCTCGCCAAGAACTTGCGCAATTTAAAGATTGGCAACACGAGGGGGAGCATTTAAAGCTACCTAGAGCTGATTCGATTTCGCGTTATTTAATTGAATATTGGCGTACTCAGATAGAAGGATGA
- a CDS encoding PH domain-containing protein: MGLFSGLMGNASEVDDADLEKVLANTLIEGERVEKAYKVVRDMFIFTNKRLILLDKQGVTGSKMEMISIAYSKITKFSKESAGHFDLDAELKIWVGSDPNPISKDFKAGDNINDVYRIISQYSL, encoded by the coding sequence ATGGGATTATTTAGTGGTTTAATGGGGAACGCCAGTGAAGTGGATGATGCCGATTTAGAAAAAGTATTGGCCAATACACTTATCGAGGGTGAGCGAGTTGAAAAGGCGTATAAAGTAGTTCGTGATATGTTTATCTTTACAAATAAGCGGCTAATTTTATTAGATAAACAAGGCGTGACTGGTTCTAAAATGGAAATGATCAGTATTGCTTACTCTAAGATAACTAAGTTCAGCAAAGAAAGTGCGGGGCACTTTGATTTAGATGCAGAGCTGAAAATTTGGGTTGGATCTGATCCAAACCCTATCAGCAAGGACTTTAAAGCTGGCGATAATATAAATGATGTTTATCGAATAATCAGCCAGTATTCATTATAG
- a CDS encoding NYN domain-containing protein has protein sequence MTSQQSSKPRVGIFVDVQNIYYTCRESYGKNFDYNAFWRMMEQQYDIECAFAYAIYRGDEKQNQFQNILRAIGFEVKLKPFIQRRDGSAKGDWDVGITIDMLEQGKQLDKVILLSGDGDFALLLGHLKNQYNVPCDVYGADKLTAEVLKQSAEQFHLIDKQLLL, from the coding sequence ATGACCTCACAACAAAGCAGTAAACCTCGTGTAGGTATTTTTGTCGATGTACAAAATATTTATTACACCTGTCGCGAAAGCTACGGTAAAAACTTTGATTACAATGCCTTTTGGCGAATGATGGAGCAACAATACGATATAGAATGTGCGTTCGCCTATGCAATATACCGAGGTGATGAAAAGCAAAATCAGTTTCAAAATATTTTGCGCGCTATTGGCTTTGAAGTAAAACTAAAACCCTTTATTCAGCGCCGTGACGGCAGTGCCAAAGGCGATTGGGATGTGGGTATAACCATAGATATGCTAGAGCAGGGGAAGCAGCTTGATAAAGTTATTTTACTCTCGGGTGACGGTGACTTTGCATTATTACTTGGGCATTTAAAAAATCAATATAATGTTCCGTGTGATGTATACGGTGCTGATAAATTAACCGCAGAGGTACTTAAGCAAAGTGCCGAGCAATTTCATTTAATTGACAAACAGCTACTACTTTAA
- a CDS encoding ABC transporter permease subunit, with protein sequence MATPSPINVGRLTQIAGFELVRMFLTKRGLIALAAFALVWLVILRYPIGQAVGIISSPDFEQIARDISGSIGLSKLLDWPEAEFAMYWLIALYSFPVFSLFICSDQTVGDRERGTLRFLSLRSTRFEILFGRFLGQLAVLTCLVGITLIATLAVLGFREPSLLAGGLGRAVSIFLILIVTFSPFVALMSLINTFASSSRLAIVLAILYFTAGGIIVGLLEWQLPALSVLDYLFPGVQIELLAGQNLPLLSTLAIPLVQTAVLLAVAQRIFARSSL encoded by the coding sequence ATGGCAACACCATCACCTATTAACGTAGGGCGCTTAACCCAAATCGCGGGTTTTGAGCTGGTACGTATGTTTTTAACTAAACGAGGACTTATTGCACTGGCGGCTTTTGCGCTAGTGTGGCTTGTTATTTTACGTTACCCCATAGGCCAAGCTGTAGGCATAATCAGCTCGCCAGATTTTGAACAAATAGCCCGTGATATTTCCGGCTCTATTGGATTAAGTAAGTTACTTGATTGGCCTGAAGCCGAATTTGCTATGTATTGGCTTATTGCTTTGTATAGTTTTCCTGTTTTTAGCTTATTTATTTGTAGTGATCAAACCGTCGGTGACAGAGAGCGCGGTACGCTAAGGTTTTTATCATTACGCTCAACGCGCTTTGAAATACTCTTTGGTCGATTTTTAGGACAGTTAGCGGTACTAACCTGTTTAGTTGGCATCACGCTTATAGCGACATTGGCGGTGCTCGGGTTTCGCGAGCCGAGCTTACTTGCTGGTGGCCTTGGTCGTGCTGTTTCAATATTTTTAATACTCATAGTTACTTTTTCGCCGTTTGTAGCCTTAATGAGCTTAATTAATACTTTTGCGAGTTCCTCTCGTCTGGCAATTGTGTTAGCTATTTTATATTTTACAGCCGGTGGCATTATTGTTGGATTACTGGAGTGGCAACTACCCGCATTAAGTGTGCTTGATTATTTATTCCCTGGTGTGCAAATAGAGCTATTAGCGGGACAAAACTTACCGTTATTGAGCACATTAGCTATTCCACTTGTGCAAACAGCGGTGTTACTTGCAGTTGCTCAACGTATTTTTGCAAGGAGCTCATTATGA
- a CDS encoding cystathionine beta-lyase → MSSKNKNTQLVSSGRKKAYTHGVVNPVIQRASTIVFDSVSELKEAAKTRGDKTLFYGRRGTTTHFALQEAITELEGGEGCALYPCGAAAISQTLLSFLKSGDHILIVDTVYEPTRDFCDKILAGLGISTTYYPPMIGADIKEYIQDNTKMLFLESPGSITMEVQDVPAMVKVANDHNVMTVLDNTYGNGLHYRPLEHGVDISIQAATKYIVGHSDVMMGVAVANKKYWPTLREHSYLLGQCTSADDAYLALRGLRTMAVRLNQHEKAALEIAKWLEQHALVDHIRHPAFTTCPGHEFFKRDFDGSNGLFSFVMKAGNQHAIDAFLDSLQHFKMGFSWGGFESLVTANLSMKGLRSQTGWEHGPVIRLHIGLEDVEDLIADLQQALAIYEQHL, encoded by the coding sequence ATGTCGAGCAAAAATAAAAATACCCAATTAGTGTCATCAGGGCGCAAAAAAGCGTACACCCATGGCGTAGTTAATCCAGTGATACAGCGCGCTTCAACGATTGTGTTTGATTCTGTGAGTGAGCTTAAAGAAGCGGCTAAAACACGTGGCGACAAAACCTTGTTTTATGGCCGCAGAGGGACGACCACTCATTTTGCTCTGCAAGAGGCAATTACCGAACTCGAAGGCGGTGAGGGCTGTGCGTTATACCCATGTGGCGCGGCAGCGATAAGCCAAACTCTGTTATCGTTTTTAAAGTCCGGTGATCATATTTTAATAGTGGACACTGTTTACGAGCCAACCCGTGATTTTTGCGACAAGATATTAGCTGGGTTGGGTATTAGTACGACCTATTATCCGCCCATGATTGGCGCAGACATAAAAGAGTACATTCAAGACAATACCAAAATGTTGTTTTTAGAGTCTCCGGGTTCAATTACCATGGAAGTTCAAGACGTTCCCGCCATGGTAAAAGTGGCAAACGATCATAATGTAATGACGGTGCTTGATAACACCTATGGCAATGGCTTGCATTATCGTCCGCTTGAACATGGTGTTGATATTAGTATTCAAGCCGCCACCAAATATATTGTTGGCCACTCTGATGTGATGATGGGCGTTGCTGTAGCTAATAAAAAGTATTGGCCAACACTTCGTGAACACTCTTATTTACTCGGGCAATGCACCAGTGCAGATGATGCGTATTTAGCACTACGAGGCTTGCGTACCATGGCAGTGCGATTAAATCAGCATGAAAAAGCCGCGCTAGAAATAGCAAAATGGCTTGAGCAACATGCGTTGGTTGATCATATTCGCCATCCTGCGTTTACAACATGCCCAGGCCATGAATTTTTCAAACGCGATTTTGACGGCAGTAATGGTTTATTTTCGTTTGTAATGAAAGCGGGTAATCAACACGCCATAGATGCTTTTTTAGATAGCTTACAACATTTCAAAATGGGCTTTTCGTGGGGGGGCTTTGAGAGCTTAGTAACGGCAAACCTATCAATGAAAGGGCTGCGCTCGCAAACAGGATGGGAGCATGGACCTGTTATTCGTTTGCACATTGGTTTGGAAGATGTTGAAGATTTAATTGCCGACTTACAGCAAGCATTAGCTATTTATGAGCAACATTTATAA
- a CDS encoding putative porin: MKKLAIIISGLLLSSAAHAADSYQSISNLSYAEIDNNDTISVDSTYYFSPKSTLGPYDQFEYINKQSNVFGSYADDDFGDVTAIGGEYFVEDFVVGASYQNADYNSNNELYTLSAGYFFNPDLLAKVRFVDQKDGDNVTFFSLAYNHMLNDTDYVGITVESDDDFDSRSVAAKYFVDLQQGNYLTVEGTFVSLDEADDQWNVETNYYFSKATSVFASYDKEDNYSFGAQHFINKNIGLKVGYGNNADDSDYDAYFANMRFQF, from the coding sequence ATGAAAAAGTTAGCAATTATTATTTCAGGTCTTTTATTATCAAGTGCTGCACACGCTGCAGATAGCTATCAATCAATAAGTAACTTAAGCTACGCAGAGATTGATAACAACGATACGATCAGCGTGGACTCAACTTACTACTTCTCTCCTAAAAGCACACTAGGTCCATACGACCAATTCGAATACATCAACAAGCAAAGCAACGTATTTGGTAGCTACGCTGATGACGATTTTGGCGATGTGACTGCTATTGGTGGTGAATACTTCGTTGAAGATTTTGTGGTTGGTGCGTCTTACCAAAATGCTGATTACAACTCTAACAACGAGTTATATACACTTTCTGCTGGTTATTTCTTTAACCCAGATTTACTTGCAAAAGTAAGATTTGTTGATCAAAAAGATGGTGATAACGTTACATTCTTTTCTTTAGCATACAACCACATGCTAAACGATACAGATTACGTAGGTATCACTGTTGAATCAGACGATGATTTTGATTCTCGTTCAGTAGCTGCTAAATACTTTGTTGATTTACAACAAGGTAACTACTTAACAGTAGAAGGTACATTTGTAAGCCTTGACGAAGCAGATGACCAATGGAACGTAGAAACAAACTACTACTTCTCTAAAGCGACTTCTGTATTTGCATCTTACGATAAAGAAGACAACTACAGCTTTGGTGCTCAACACTTCATCAATAAAAACATTGGTTTAAAAGTGGGTTACGGCAACAACGCAGATGATTCAGATTACGATGCTTACTTTGCTAACATGCGTTTTCAGTTTTAA
- a CDS encoding ABC transporter ATP-binding protein, giving the protein MKSLITGRNLSKSYGSKLALDNVNFEIQKGAPVALVGPNGAGKTTLFSLLCGYIAPSMGELEILGHKPGSAALFNKVSALPQDAQLDPRFNIDKQLSFYAKLQGMSTKQSQIEALRVLDLVGLSEVAKNRAGDLSHGMRKRVTIAQALIGSPQIVMLDEATAGLDPIHAREVRELVSELSSQATFILSSHDLTELERLCSQVLHLDKGILSEHQTKAANTDKHFYTLMLSEAYQNVEQQLQALDGVSRVYMSQHKEYVIEYQPTSESLDIALLQSCRQHNWQYRQLVNGHTLENQIFKQEKL; this is encoded by the coding sequence ATGAAATCATTAATAACAGGGCGTAATTTAAGTAAATCATACGGCTCAAAACTGGCTCTTGATAATGTGAATTTTGAGATTCAAAAAGGCGCGCCAGTTGCATTAGTTGGCCCTAATGGCGCAGGGAAAACCACTTTATTTAGTTTGTTGTGTGGCTATATCGCACCTAGCATGGGTGAGCTTGAAATACTTGGTCATAAACCAGGTAGCGCGGCTTTATTTAATAAAGTGAGTGCGTTACCACAAGATGCACAGCTAGATCCGCGTTTTAATATAGATAAACAACTTAGCTTTTATGCCAAGCTACAAGGTATGAGCACCAAGCAAAGCCAAATAGAAGCACTTCGAGTATTAGATTTAGTGGGTCTTAGCGAGGTTGCAAAAAACCGCGCAGGGGACTTATCTCACGGTATGCGCAAGCGCGTAACCATAGCACAAGCATTAATTGGTTCACCGCAAATTGTGATGTTAGATGAGGCCACAGCAGGACTTGATCCGATTCATGCCAGAGAAGTCAGGGAGCTGGTGTCTGAGCTATCGTCTCAAGCGACGTTTATTTTAAGCTCTCATGATTTAACTGAACTCGAACGATTATGTTCTCAAGTACTACATTTAGATAAAGGTATATTAAGCGAGCACCAAACTAAAGCGGCGAATACCGATAAGCATTTTTATACTTTAATGCTCAGTGAAGCATATCAAAATGTGGAGCAACAACTCCAAGCACTTGATGGTGTAAGCCGTGTTTATATGAGCCAACATAAAGAGTATGTGATTGAGTATCAACCAACGAGCGAGTCACTTGACATAGCGCTATTGCAATCTTGTCGCCAACATAACTGGCAATATAGACAGTTAGTAAATGGTCATACTCTAGAAAATCAAATATTTAAACAGGAGAAATTATAA
- a CDS encoding DEAD/DEAH box helicase has product MSFDGLGLSQSLVNAVLEKGYETPTPIQAQAIPAIIARRDVMAAAQTGTGKTAGFTLPLIERLSSGTKAKSNHVRALILTPTRELALQVSENVEEYAKHSNVSSFVVYGGVKINPQMQRLRKGVDILVATPGRLIDLHNQNAVKFDSVEVLVLDEADRMLDMGFIHDIKRLIAKMPEKRQNLMFSATFSDDIRALAKGLINDPVEISVAAKNTTAKSVTQSVYAVDKARKTALLSHLIRSNDWQQVLVFSRTKHGANRLVKQLERDDIVGAAIHGNKSQGARVKALEGFKSGEVRVLVATDIVARGLDIVELPHVVNYDLPNVYEDYVHRIGRTGRAGASGHAISFVTVDDAIDLYGIERFIGELIPRAEEEGFEPANPVAERALDARPLPAKKPKKKQPFNKPKSDSSKPNSKKPNNGGNGTGPRRGGSKKPAAKTDDNAQNPWAKRQSVGGSGQRRRRPANND; this is encoded by the coding sequence ATGAGTTTTGATGGTTTAGGTTTATCACAGTCTTTAGTTAATGCGGTTTTAGAAAAGGGCTATGAAACGCCAACGCCTATTCAGGCTCAAGCTATTCCAGCAATTATTGCACGTCGCGATGTAATGGCCGCAGCGCAAACCGGTACCGGTAAAACCGCTGGTTTTACTTTGCCACTGATTGAGCGTTTATCGTCGGGTACTAAAGCAAAAAGTAATCATGTTCGTGCGCTTATTTTAACGCCAACCCGTGAGCTTGCGTTGCAAGTAAGTGAAAATGTTGAAGAATATGCTAAGCATTCAAACGTGAGTTCGTTTGTTGTTTACGGTGGTGTTAAAATTAACCCACAAATGCAGCGCCTGCGCAAAGGGGTTGATATTTTAGTGGCGACACCAGGGCGTTTAATTGATTTACACAATCAAAACGCGGTTAAATTTGATAGCGTTGAAGTACTGGTTTTAGATGAAGCCGACCGTATGTTAGACATGGGCTTTATCCATGATATTAAGCGCCTGATTGCAAAAATGCCTGAAAAGCGTCAAAACTTAATGTTCTCAGCCACGTTTTCGGATGATATTCGCGCGCTGGCAAAAGGGTTAATTAACGACCCCGTTGAAATTTCTGTTGCAGCTAAAAACACCACCGCAAAAAGTGTCACGCAAAGCGTATACGCAGTAGACAAAGCACGTAAAACGGCCCTATTAAGCCATTTAATTCGTAGCAACGATTGGCAACAAGTACTGGTATTTAGTCGTACTAAACATGGTGCTAATCGTTTAGTTAAGCAACTTGAACGCGATGATATTGTTGGTGCGGCAATCCATGGCAATAAATCTCAGGGCGCGCGTGTTAAAGCACTAGAGGGCTTTAAAAGTGGTGAAGTGCGCGTATTAGTGGCAACCGATATTGTTGCACGTGGTTTAGACATTGTTGAATTACCGCATGTTGTAAACTACGACTTACCTAATGTATATGAAGATTATGTTCACCGTATTGGCCGAACTGGTCGTGCGGGAGCATCAGGGCATGCTATTTCGTTTGTAACGGTTGACGATGCAATAGATTTATACGGCATTGAGCGCTTTATTGGCGAGCTAATTCCACGTGCTGAAGAAGAAGGTTTTGAACCGGCTAACCCTGTTGCTGAGCGCGCACTCGATGCACGCCCGTTACCTGCTAAAAAGCCAAAGAAAAAACAACCATTTAATAAGCCTAAATCAGATAGCAGCAAGCCTAATAGCAAAAAGCCTAACAATGGTGGCAATGGTACGGGCCCACGTCGTGGTGGCTCTAAAAAGCCAGCAGCTAAAACCGATGATAATGCACAAAACCCATGGGCAAAGCGTCAATCGGTTGGGGGCAGTGGTCAACGCCGTCGTCGTCCAGCAAATAACGACTAA
- a CDS encoding alpha/beta hydrolase, producing MLKIIKKRLMLSALTLSSTLFASSSYAQDDAIIDESRNRSIPVNITLPANHLKCSAQVKCPVVFVNAGYGISHDEYTFASKLFNAQGYLSIAVAHELKSDPALNRAQPYLTTRMENWHRGVVTLKFLVNELSVKYPEYDFTKLTLFGHSNGGDISALYAAIYPSEVSQLITLDHRRMLLPRNKNTRVLTLRGSDYPADANVLLTDQELTVYPVTQTLIEKSRHNDMYDGGPKWLVGRMSKEITTFLEN from the coding sequence ATGTTAAAAATTATAAAAAAGCGTTTAATGTTAAGTGCACTGACTTTAAGTTCTACGCTATTTGCATCATCAAGTTATGCCCAAGACGATGCAATCATTGATGAAAGTCGTAATCGCTCTATACCTGTAAATATTACCCTACCAGCTAACCACCTTAAGTGCAGCGCGCAAGTCAAATGCCCTGTGGTATTTGTAAATGCAGGGTATGGCATTAGCCACGATGAATACACCTTTGCGAGTAAGTTATTTAATGCGCAAGGCTATTTAAGCATTGCGGTAGCACATGAACTTAAAAGTGACCCTGCACTTAATCGTGCGCAGCCATACCTAACTACTCGTATGGAAAATTGGCACCGGGGTGTTGTAACCCTCAAATTTTTAGTCAACGAGCTAAGTGTTAAATACCCTGAGTATGATTTTACAAAACTCACTTTATTTGGCCACTCAAATGGTGGAGATATTTCAGCCTTGTATGCAGCTATTTATCCAAGTGAAGTAAGCCAATTAATTACGCTCGATCACCGCCGCATGTTATTGCCACGCAATAAAAACACACGCGTGCTCACACTGCGCGGTAGTGATTATCCAGCCGATGCAAACGTGCTTTTAACCGACCAAGAGTTAACCGTTTATCCTGTTACGCAAACGTTGATAGAAAAATCACGTCATAACGATATGTACGATGGCGGCCCTAAATGGCTGGTAGGTAGAATGAGTAAAGAAATAACGACTTTTTTAGAAAATTAA